The genomic interval agggagaatgtgcaaactccacacagacagtacccaaggtcaggacctGAGGCTGTGAAGTGGAGTGACTGTCCTCCTGTATAACTGAGGCTAGGAACAACTACATGTCCAGACTCCATGTGAGGTTACAAGACACAattcaaaaattggtggtgtgaatagcaagaaaggttgtcaaagcatgatacagagtcatagagcaataccgcACGGATataggccctacggcccaacaagtccatgctgatcatgttgtccacctagctagtcccaatttcctggatTTGGCCCttccctccatgtgcctatccaagtgcttcttaaatgatagcattgtacctgcctcaaccacttcttctggcagctcattccatatactcaccaccctctgcatgaaaaactttcccctccagttccatttaaatttttcccctctcgccctaaatctatgccccctagttttggactcccctaccctggggaaaggactgttaccatccaccttatctgcctctcataattttaaacacttctataaggtcacccctcattctcctacgtacTAAGGAATAGACACCTAGCCTGGCtgacatctccctataactcaggccctctagtcctggcaacatccccataaatctttcctgcactctttgcagtttaatTGCATCTTtattataacagggtgaccaaaactgtccaagtgcagcctcaccaacaacttatacaactgcaacataatgtccaaactcctatactcaatgccctgactgatgaaggccagtgtgctaaatgctttTTCCACCacacttgtctacctgtgatgccgctttcaacgaactatgcaattgtactctgaggtccctctgttctattacactcactgctgccctaccattcatagtataaatcctactctggtttgacttcccaaaatgcatcacctcacacttatctgtattgaaatccatttgccactcctcggccaaCTTCCTTAACtgttcaagatccccctataatctgtgataaccttcttcactatcaacaacacttcctaatttcatgtcacctGCGAATTTGCTGATCAAGTCTTGtggattcacatccaaatcattaatataaatactgAAAAACAAGGCTTCCAGCACTGACCTCTGCAACGCACTGAcctctgcagcacaccacaagtcaccgacctccattctgagaaacaattttcaaccaccaccctctgcttcttacctccaagacaattttgaatccatctaactggctctccctggattccatgggatctaaccttccagaccagcctgctgaaggccttgctaaagtccaaataaacaacatccactgccctaccctcatctacccttttggttacctcttcaaaaaactctaaaaggttcatcaagcacaactttccacgcacaaagccatattgactcctaattggactctgtctatccaaatgctggtagatggtAAATAccccctccctggtaatatgaatgttctccaaaacatctcagCTAGTTTCCCTTatttcttgagcaaccatgattttcttgtcagtaaacaccaaggagaaatagtcgttaaaaatcccacccatctcctgtggctcgagacataggcagccctgctgatctcctactctctccctagacACACTTTCACTAtagctatagaatctcttgggattttccttaaccttacctgccagatccatctcataccctctctttgccttcctgatttcccacaagtgtattcttaatctttttatagtcatcaagggattcagtcATTCCCAACcccctaaacacaatgtatgcttccttctttttcttgaccagaccctcaatatctctcatcagccagggttccctaaacttgctaggtttacccttcaccctaacaggaacatgctgctcctggactcttgatacctcactcttaaaagcctcccacttgttatTTGTTCCCTTCctttcaaacaggctctcccagtcaacctctgcaagatcgtgcctaattccctcaaaatgAGCCCTGCTTCattttaggaccctaacctgtggacctgtcctatcctttgcCATCACTGTctcaaaactaataaaattatggtaGTGAGAGCCAAAGTGCTACTTGCCTTGTCTcgttccccaggaggaggtcaaGTATTGGACCTTCCCAAGTAGGGTCCTCTGTAtattagaaaacatagaaaaacctacagcacaattcaggcccttcggccctcagaGGTCAtttatattgactcaggaaactttcctggacacacttcacaaattccaccccctctGTGTGGAGCAGTCAATagaggggaaattaaaatctcccactaatacaacttTGTTATTCTTCCAaatatgagcaatttctctacacacctgctcaagttcccactgactacttgGGGGGTGGCCTATAATACagtcccactagagtgaccctctccttcttgttcctaagttctacccatatgggctcactggacaatcccccaaggaTGTCATCTCTAAACATTGCTGTTAcgtcttgacaacaacctttccctcaatgtcaacaaaacaaaagagctggtcatttacttcaggaaagggggtggtgtacatgcacctgtctacatcaatggtgctgtgttcgagacggttgagagcttcaagttcctgggaatgaacatcaccaacagcatgtcctggtcaaatcacatagatgccacggccaagaaagctcaccagcacctctacttcctcgggaggctaaagaaatttggttttcccctttgactctcaccaacttttactgatgcaccacagaaagcatcccatctggatatatcatggcttaatacagcaactgctctgcccaagaccgcaagaaactgcagagagttgtggacatagcccagcacatcaaggacaccagcctcccctccttggactctgtctttacctctcgttgtcttgatgaagcagccagcataatcaaagaccccacccacccgggtcattctctcttctctcctcttccatcgggtagaagatacaggagcctgagggcacgtaccaccagacttaaggacagcttctaccccactgtgataagactattgaacggttcccttatacaatgagatggactatgacctcacgatataccttgttgtgaccttgcaccttattgcactgcactttctctgtagctgtgacactttactctgtactgttattgtttttacctgtactacatcaacgcactctgcactaactcaatgtaactgcactgtgtcatgaactGACTTGTATGATCCGTATTGCaagaaaggtttttcactgtacctcagtacaagtgacaataataaaccaataccaataccaaaaaggcaACACTCCCTCCTTGCTTACCtgatagagatcagttggaaagttgggcggagcaatggaaaaaggaatttaatcctcacaaatgtgaggtgatatattttgggaaggcAACCAAAGGCATTCTCAGTAAATGGTTGGTtcctagggagtgttgatgaacagaggaccttggggtacaagtccctAGATCCCGGAAAGTGGCAGCACATGTGtttgaggtggtgaagaaggcatatgggtcgtggcataaaatacaagagctgggacgtcactttataaaacattggttaggacacAACTGGAGTACTCTGTGCATTTCTAgccaccacactatgggaagtttgtgattgcactggagaagatgcaagggagattcaccaggttgttgcctagattggagcatttctgttaaaaggagagactgaatgagtTGGGCTTGTTTGGAGCAAAGGTGGCTGAGGAGTGACTGACAGAGGTATCTAAGATTATGAGGGAGATAGATAGAGTCGACAGTAAAAAGGTTTTTCCAGTGTTGGGGGTGCCTAAGGCAAGAtgacacgggtttaaggtgagggattgGAGGCcgagaagggacctgagggggaattcttttcacaacatttaagaagcatctagacaagtacttgaattgccaaagcagaGAGGACtttggacctaatgtgggtaaatgggattaagatAGGTACAACAGACAGCcaggacatgatgggccaaagggcctgttttggtgctgtaggatgctacgactctatgactcagtgacgACCAAGACTGCAGTTTGGTGTTGGTCCTTCTTAGTGAAATGAGGAGATGGAGTGAGTAAAATCTGGTTCTGTAAGAAAATCACTGTTGGTTTTCAGGCCAGTAAGATTTACAgacactgaattttgtgtgtTCCATTACTGTTGACATCATCTGGGGATGTTTTACATCGGAACAAAAATGTCAGGAATCAAACTTCCTAATGGGTGCTAAGATAGCAGAAGAGTGAGGAAACTGCTTCACTCTGGGTTAAGCTGATTTTCAGTAGCACAGCAGCCTTGGTCTGGAGGTGTGCAAAGGAATTTCAGTCCTGTGAGATGTGCCATACATTCTGTGCCACACTGTTCTACCCTGAATTACAACATGATCCGTGGAGGTGGGCTGTAATACctcaatttaaattaattgaaaatctaAGTTGACAGGAAGTAGTTAACCCCCAGCAAGAACAACGCGCTGCCTCTCTGTACATGGTAGGAACACCATCAGTAATCACTTtccacaataaatgctggtatcaATCTGTACAATAAATTGAAGCAGATGTTATGAGATGCTGCAAACAATCTGGAGGACCAGACAGTAGAAGAACATAGTAGATGATCAGAGTTATCAATGGTTACCTGTTTCACAAGGCCCTTCGTGTGTAAGGCTGAGGTTGTTGTCCCTGCCACTGTAAAACGCTTCCTTGAGTCTGCAGATATTGCTGTAAGTCCGTCCATTTGACCCACACACACTCTCCTGTGATCGGCATGTACACTGGGGTTCTGGGATCTCCCCAAAGTTTGGGGCATCAGTGTCCAGCCGGCACTCCAAGTCCTCTCCACACCTTCCATAGAAGTGGTTGGTATTGTCCAAGTCACAGATCTGCCCCTCGACATTGCCACACTCGGGACAGCAGTCACATCCATCCAGCACCATGCCCGCAGTACACCCGGCTGGGTGGGGGCACAGCTCTGGCTGGCACGGCCCACAGCCGTCCCCTTCCCTCAGCAGACGCAGCCAGCCCCTGTGGTGGAGCCTGGAGACACTGTGTCCCAGCTGAGTGAGGAGAAGCACGACTGTAGCAGAGAGCAGCAGATTCATTGTGAGGTCAGAGCACGAGGGAATCCACTTCCAATGCACTTTCATTCTTGAAGAAAGATAGATGATTGGAACAGAGAGCAATGAATGTTTCTTATAAAATCCATCCGAGTACAAATGGTCACTGTTGCAAATTAATTGAAAGTGCTCAAACTGATAAAAGCAGGTCTGCTCGACACTGTCTTAACACAAGATCCAACACCATTCTGATGCCCACTTGACAGCTTGTTGAAGAAATCATCTGCACTTCATATTGTCTGGGGGGAAAAACAGCAAAAGGTAAGTGCTGATCGGCAAGGAGAGATTGTGTGGAGCAGGGATCGGACACTGATCTGCAGCAGAACTTTcccctctttattcctttttacgAAGCATTGTCTGCCTGCCAAATCTctcgcacatacacacacacacacacaaacacacacgcagcAAGCTCAGATCCAGTCATAGGAAAATAGCTTGCAGCAAAAGCTGCCAGATGGAATCTGGTGAGATAGAAATAGCGAACTTCCTTTGGTTTACACAGGGAAAAGATTCCCGGACTTAAATTTGTCAACAATGGAAACATTTGTCCAGTGACCTCTAAAAGGGACATTGATGTCTGGTTCTGTCTGAAAAAAATTGGTTTGGGTGACTTCACTTTGCTGTCAGTCAGACAGGAATGGGTTATGGATTATTTGTTTGTTTGACATTGCCCAATATTTCTGACCATGTTTAAGAAACTTTAATTTTTGAGCATTTGGCCCTCACTGGAAGCTGAAGGGTCGGGGGGCTCCAAAGCCCTTCCCTCCTGGGCCCAGAGTGCACCTTCTCTCCACACCGGCTACCCTTGTGAATTGGTCTGCCTGCAGTGCCAGTTGAAATCTGCCTTGGATCCTAGCCTCGAACAACTgtgaccacaagaccataagatataggagcagaattaggctattcagcccattgagtctgatctgccattcaatcacggctgattttttcaaccccattgtcctaccttctccccataactgttaacccccttaccaatcaagaacctgtcaatctcagccttaaatgcacacaatgacttggttttcacagccctctgtggcaatgaattccatagattcaccaccctctggctgaagaaattcctcctcatctcagttttaaagggacgtccctttattctgaggctgtgccctcggatcttagactctcctactaatggaaacatcgtctccacatccactctatccaggcctttcagcatctggtagatttcaatgagatccctctctcatccttctgaactccatcaagtacaagcCCAgtgccatcaaatgttcctcatacgttaagcctttcattcctgaaatcattcttgagaacctcctctggactaTCTCCAGggacagcacatctttccttagatatagggcccaaaattgttcacaatattccaaatgtggtctggccaacaccttataaagcctcagcagtacatccttgctttgatattctagtcctcttgaccCACAACCCATCAACAAGAGGTCCAGAGTAGACAAGGTGAATGACCATCACATGTAGCTCACTCTTCTacccaatccccatatcccttgaagccCCGAAGCCCTATTCAGAATGGTAACATTTGGCAGGGTTGATGCTTCAAAGATGTTTCCTGTCAAAGAGGAACTAGAACTGGAGCTGGGGTTTTTCGGAATAAAGAGTCACTAATTCTCAGAGTATCACGAGTGTTTGGAAtactctatcccagagagctgcCAAGGTGGAGTCACTGAATAGGTTTGTTCCAAAGGAGAAGCTGAGGGCTATGGGACCAGTTAGGAAGGTGGAGTTAAAGCTCAGATCAGGcttattggatggcagagcaggtttaaggAGCTTAATAGACCATACtatttctttttcttatgttcgaACCTAACATACAAGCGTTTCAAAAATATGGCTGTTAAGATTAAAGGGAAAGCTTGACTAACTGCAAGTCTCACATATGATATTGTAATTTTGTAACTGgagcagtttcagaataaggtgaCGTTAACTGCTGTCAATGCCCCTGAGGTGGATGGGGATAAATCCACCAGTGAGCTCTCTTCTGATATCTCCTCTCCTAGCTGTGTTTGTGAGTATTGGATGACTGAGCATAGCTTTGGTTAGGAAATCTGCAAGGTTACAGTGCGGGTGTTTATTCAACAAATGCCCCTTGACCAGTTGGTCAAAAACCAATGAATGGGGAAACAGAGAGTAACCCCATGATGTGAGAGGGAGGATTGGGCTTCGAGTCCCAACATCTGCTTTTGCTCCTCTCACACCTTTTCTCCTTCCCTCGCCCACCTTCCATGACCAGCCCCCTTCCCtgatctgcccccacccccctccatccaAGCCTGCAAAAAAATTGTAGAAATTCTTTATTAGGATGCGACTAATGCTGGCGATTATTGTCCACCCTAATTCCCCACGAATCTTGAACCACAACACCCATACCATTCTTTCAAGTGGTTTGACCATACGACCATATGGCCATGAGACAGGAGTCACATAACCCAGACCAGATGTAAATCTCCATCCCTGAAGGAAATGAGTGAAGCGGTTGGGTTTTTACGACAATCCAACAGCACAGTGGTCTCCTTTACTGATACTATCCTTTAAATTAATCATTTCTTTTTAAAGgtaattcaaattctcaaattgccatggtgagattttaACTCGCATTGTACTGGGTGATCAGGGCATACTGCTGTATGTTGTTAGCACAGGGCTGTCATGTCCTGTCCTTGGCAGATCCAaagaagatcacaagatcacaagacaaaggaacagaagtaggccatttggcccatcgagtctgctccatgagctaagccAATACTATTTctctctagccccaatttccgacCTTATCCCTATagcccttgataccttgactaattagatacctatcaatctcctccttaaatgcccccaatgattgggcctccacagatgtatgtggcaaagaattccataatttcactaccctctgactaaagaaatttctcctcatttctgtcttaaaccggtaccctctaattctaagattgtgccctctagtcctggagtCACCCAccagggaaacagcttaaccacatctactctgtccagtcctttcaatattctaaatgtttctatgaggtcccctctcattcttctgtactccaatgaatacagcccaagagccgacaaacgctcctcataagtaagccctttcattccaggaatcatcctcgtaaatcttttctgaaccttctccaacatcagtacgtccttcctaagataaggggcccaaaactgcacacagtattccaaatgaggcctcactagtgccccgtagagcctcatcaacacttccctacttttatacgctatacctctcgaaatgaatgccaacatagcattcgctttctttaccaccaatccaaactggtggttaacctttaaggtatcctgcatgagtacccccaagtccctttgtacttctgtactttgaattttctccccgtctagataataatctgcccgtttatttctttttccaaagtgtacaacggcacatttctcaacattgaatctcatctgccatttctttgcccattttcctaaactatctaagtctctctgcaaccttcctattcctTCAATACACCCTACTcatccacctatcttggtgtcatctgcagacttagccacaaaaccatttagtccatcatccaaatcattaatgtacaaagtagaaagaagcagccccaaaaccgacccctgcg from Pristis pectinata isolate sPriPec2 chromosome 4, sPriPec2.1.pri, whole genome shotgun sequence carries:
- the LOC127569768 gene encoding kazal-type serine protease inhibitor domain-containing protein 1-like translates to MKVHWKWIPSCSDLTMNLLLSATVVLLLTQLGHSVSRLHHRGWLRLLREGDGCGPCQPELCPHPAGCTAGMVLDGCDCCPECGNVEGQICDLDNTNHFYGRCGEDLECRLDTDAPNFGEIPEPQCTCRSQESVCGSNGRTYSNICRLKEAFYSGRDNNLSLTHEGPCETAPWIATPPRDTHEIAGNDVIFSCEVSAYPMALVEWRKKGNEDFLPGDDVHISVQARGGPERHGITGWLQIQGLKKSDEGTYTCYTWNKYGESLASASLSVNDPDSPSAMKMNLHTRDRKDITDEEDEEYYEDDADYEISGDYKQQ